The nucleotide window ACTTCGGGCGACGAAATCGCCGATGTGGTGGTGGTCGACAACGATCCTGATGGTTCAGCACGCACTATCGCCGAGCAGCATTTAGCCGTTACGTTCTACGCGATTCAACCTGACGCCGGAATTGCTCAGGCGCGTAACAGGGGCTTGGAGTACTTTACCGCGGAGTACGACGGCATCATCTTCGTTGACGACGACGAGTGGGTCGAACCCGATTGGTTCATCGCGCTTGTCTCCTATCTCGAGTCCAGTGACTCCGATGTGATTCAGGGGCCCGTGATCACCTGTCTTCCACAAGATTGCCCCACCTGGATCCGGCGCGGCGGATTCTTCCAGCGTGAAAGGGTTGCGAGTGGAACTCCTTTGTTGTCGGCGGCGACAAATAACACTGTGCTCGCCCGCGAAGCGTGGGTACGTGCCGGTGAACCCCGGTTCGATCCGTCGTTCAGTGAGACAGGTGGCAGCGACTGGGACTTCTTCTGGGGTCTGCGAAGAAGCGGCGCGCGAATTGTCTACTGCAATGAAGCGGTGGTCTCCGAAGATGTTCCTGCGTCGAGACTCAGCGCTAAGTGGTTGGTACGAAGAAGCATGCGCAGCGGAATCGTGCATTCGCGGGTTCGCCTGAAGTACAGGGACAATCCGTATCGGGCACTCGTCAGAGGTATGCCGCGAGCGGGCTACTACGCGCTCCTTTTCGTTCGGGGACTGGTCTTCGACCGCATAATCGCTGCCAAGCCGTTCACCGTAGTTAGTTTCGAGATTGGAAAGATACTCGGACTGTTGGGTTACCGCACCTACGAGTACCGCCGAACCAACAATGGAGCACCCGTTGCGTAGATCAACGTCCGAGGAAACGAAGGTAGCGCTCATGGCGTTTCCGATGCACGGCCAGCACAAGCTGAGCCGGGAAGGCTACCGAACGAGAGATGGTCACTTGATCGAGTGGTTCGGACGGCTGCTGGCGGGTACCGGGAGTACGGCCGTGATCTCGCGCCCTGAGCCTCACTTGATCGGTGCGTCCGTAAAATCCAGGAACTTGAGCATCGCGGAAAACACTATGGCGCTCAACACCTTCACGTGGATGTTGCCGCGTCTGTCCGACCGCCAAGCGTGGTGGGTGGATTCGCTGCCGAAGTACCCGCGCCTCGGTTCAGATATGGCCGTCGCCGACGCGGTGGTCTGGAATCCATTCGTGTCATTGAGCTCCTCCTGGGGGGATCTGAGTGGGGGAGACCGTACGCTTGTCTTCGATTTGTTGGACGACTGGACGGTGCACTTCGCGTTCGAAGGGATCAGCGACCAGGTCAACCGAGCCTACGAAAGGATGTTCTCTCGGGCGGACCACGTAACGGCGAATTCGGAAGCAACCGCAGAACTCGCGCAGCGGTTCGGGCGCTCCGACGTGCACCTCGTACTCAACGGGTGCGACCCGGAGAGGTTCGTACAGGCGTCTCGAGCTGAGGGAGCGATCACAGTCGGATACGTCGGGAAGATCGGACGTCGTCTCGACCTTGATCTGATCACGCAGACCGCTAAGCGGTTTCCCGATATCGAGTTCGTTTTCGCTGGCCCCATCCTTGATCGTGAGTATCGGCGCCCGCTCGCCGCGGCGGCAAACATCCGTCTCCTCGGTGACGTCCACTACGAACGCGTGCCTGATCTGCTGACGACCTTCGACATCGGGTGGGTGCCGCACCGCGTGGGCCGCGGCGAGGTCGGTGGTGACGTGATCAAGACTTACGAGTATCGAGCCGCGGGACTGCCGGTTCTGACGACGCCAGTCTTGGGAACCGAGAACCGCAAACTCGACGACGGAGTCTTTGTCGTCGACGGGGACGGACATCAGGCGTGGTTGGCCGAGAGCGTTCGTCGCGGCCGACCCAAGAGGATTGCCGCGCATATCCCCGACTCCGTGACCTGGCGTCACAAGGCGCAGTTCCTCCTCGATCTCATCGGACGGTGACGTAGGTGGCAGGGCAGGAGATCAGAGTTCATCTCGTCGCAGCTCCGCTGATGGCCCGCAGCGGCGTCTATAATTCGCTGTACGATCTCATCGAGGAGGCGCGGAGCCAGGGCATGCCCTGGACTGGGACCGTCGGTATGCGACCCGGAGCGCCCGGGACGATTCGTCAGCACGATTCTGTCACCGCGGTCGAGGTACATCGTCATGGATTGACAGTGATCTCCGAGATTCGGCGGATACTCGCATCGGATGACAATTATGATCGTGCCGACTGGGTCATCACACTTATTACGCAGTCCGACATTGCGTTGTTCTTGGACTCGCTCAGGGGGCGCCGAAGCAAGCCTTCTTGGGTGTCATACATCCGCGGACTCCCTTGGCCTGCAAGAGGGGAGCAGAACGCATCACGCCGACAGCTGCTACGCCTCATCGAGGTAGTGGCTTTGCGGCGTGCACGAGAGGTTTGGGTTACGACCGACACGCTTGCCGAGGACGTTCGTCCATGGGTCGCACCACGCGTGGTGCGACCCGGGATCAAGTCGCTGGCGAGAAGTAACAATGGGCACAATGCGTCCGGTCCCTTAGTATGGGCCGGGCGCCTTGATGTCGATAAACGACCTGAGTTGTTCGCTGAAGTCTGCGAGCTTGTTCAACATCGTGGGCGAATCTTCGGGGACGGTCCATTGTATGGGGAACTGTCCGCGGCAAATTGGGGCTTCTGCGTAACCATGGGCTGGGCAACACCTGAGCAGATGTGGCCGGAGGCGTCGATCTACGTGGGCACTTCGTATCGCGAGGCATTCGGACGGAGCGCGGTGGAGGCGAGCCTTGCAGGGCTTCCAATTATCATCGGACACAGGTATGGCGCCGCCGGGATGTTGGTCACCGATCCAGAGATTGCAGCGCTATGCGTCGTCGATTCCACTGACCCTCTTGTGTGGTCTCGCGCCATTCGCCGGCTGCTTGACGATCCGGCGCTGATGGCACGAGTCGCCGAACATACTCACGCCAACGCTCAAAAGTTGACGACCGCCAGCTCGGTCCTAGACATCTCCCTGAGACTGGCAGGGCTGCAGGACTCAGCAGGACGTCGACGTCGCCCTTCCCTCGCCGCGCAAATTCGGAGGATTAACGATGGCAAAATCAGCTAAACCAACCGTGGCGATTCTGGGTACACGTGGCTACCCGAGCTATTACGGGGGATTCGAAACACTAGTGAGAAAACTGGTGCCCTTCCTTACCGAACGTGGATGGAATGTGGTGGTTTACTGCCGACCTGGAGTCGATCGGGTAAGTCATGATCAAGACGACGCTACCTTAGTCCAGGTGTTCTCGGCAGGCATAGAAAAAAGATCACTCAGTACTCTTTCGTACGGACTGACCAGCTCGATTGACGCGGCCCTTCGCAACGTAGACGTGGCACTGGTCATGAATGTGGCGAACGGGTTCTGGCTGCCAATTCTCAGGGCTCGCGGCATTCCGGTGGTCCTCAACGTCGACGGCATCGAGTGGGAACGGGAGAAGTGGGGGGGCCTTGCAAAGAAAGTCTTCCGCACGGGTGCCGTGTTGACTGGTCGTTTCGCTGATCGGATAGTGTGTGACTCTCTAGCCATCCGCGACCGATGGGTTGCCGAATTTGCCCGTGTCGGCACGTACATCCCGTACGGCGGAACCGAGACGGGCGACCTTGCTCCGGTCCGGGGCTTCCGTTCTGGACAGTACGTCCTCTATGTCGCACGTTTTGTACCGGAGAACTCCGTGACAGAGTTCATCGCCGCTGTCGAACGTCTTCCCGACGATCTACAAGTCGTCATAGTGGGGTCCTCAGGCTACGGCG belongs to Gordonia sp. KTR9 and includes:
- a CDS encoding glycosyltransferase family 4 protein, which codes for MRPGAPGTIRQHDSVTAVEVHRHGLTVISEIRRILASDDNYDRADWVITLITQSDIALFLDSLRGRRSKPSWVSYIRGLPWPARGEQNASRRQLLRLIEVVALRRAREVWVTTDTLAEDVRPWVAPRVVRPGIKSLARSNNGHNASGPLVWAGRLDVDKRPELFAEVCELVQHRGRIFGDGPLYGELSAANWGFCVTMGWATPEQMWPEASIYVGTSYREAFGRSAVEASLAGLPIIIGHRYGAAGMLVTDPEIAALCVVDSTDPLVWSRAIRRLLDDPALMARVAEHTHANAQKLTTASSVLDISLRLAGLQDSAGRRRRPSLAAQIRRINDGKIS
- a CDS encoding glycosyltransferase; translated protein: MAFPMHGQHKLSREGYRTRDGHLIEWFGRLLAGTGSTAVISRPEPHLIGASVKSRNLSIAENTMALNTFTWMLPRLSDRQAWWVDSLPKYPRLGSDMAVADAVVWNPFVSLSSSWGDLSGGDRTLVFDLLDDWTVHFAFEGISDQVNRAYERMFSRADHVTANSEATAELAQRFGRSDVHLVLNGCDPERFVQASRAEGAITVGYVGKIGRRLDLDLITQTAKRFPDIEFVFAGPILDREYRRPLAAAANIRLLGDVHYERVPDLLTTFDIGWVPHRVGRGEVGGDVIKTYEYRAAGLPVLTTPVLGTENRKLDDGVFVVDGDGHQAWLAESVRRGRPKRIAAHIPDSVTWRHKAQFLLDLIGR
- a CDS encoding glycosyltransferase, whose translation is MAKSAKPTVAILGTRGYPSYYGGFETLVRKLVPFLTERGWNVVVYCRPGVDRVSHDQDDATLVQVFSAGIEKRSLSTLSYGLTSSIDAALRNVDVALVMNVANGFWLPILRARGIPVVLNVDGIEWEREKWGGLAKKVFRTGAVLTGRFADRIVCDSLAIRDRWVAEFARVGTYIPYGGTETGDLAPVRGFRSGQYVLYVARFVPENSVTEFIAAVERLPDDLQVVIVGSSGYGGEIEARVAALADACESVTWLGHISNDDELLALWQNCGAYFHGHSVGGTNPALVQAMACGAPTVARDTKFNREVLGDTGVFTPPDPELIAEALIDVMGSEDARVRLGRSAVLRQREHFTWAGVCEAYENELLASFDSSLTSALN
- a CDS encoding glycosyltransferase family 2 protein; the encoded protein is MQESPSQPVRGQYLISIATYMRPDGLKRLLDSLTSGDEIADVVVVDNDPDGSARTIAEQHLAVTFYAIQPDAGIAQARNRGLEYFTAEYDGIIFVDDDEWVEPDWFIALVSYLESSDSDVIQGPVITCLPQDCPTWIRRGGFFQRERVASGTPLLSAATNNTVLAREAWVRAGEPRFDPSFSETGGSDWDFFWGLRRSGARIVYCNEAVVSEDVPASRLSAKWLVRRSMRSGIVHSRVRLKYRDNPYRALVRGMPRAGYYALLFVRGLVFDRIIAAKPFTVVSFEIGKILGLLGYRTYEYRRTNNGAPVA